The Chthoniobacterales bacterium genomic interval CGCGTCTTTCACGACTTCGATGCCGCCCGCGTGGCGCGTTTCACCGAAGAGGAAGTCGCCGCGGCGTTGCTCGATCCCGGCATCGTCCGTAACCGGCTGAAGGTGCGGGCGACCGTGCTCAATGCGCGAGGAACGCTCGCCATTCGTGGGGAGTTCGGCAGCTTTGACGCCTACCTCTGGCGCTTCGTGAACGGCAGGCCGATCCAGGGAAACCTGCGCTCGATGGCCGACGGCGCCACGCGCACGCCGGAATCCGACGCGCTCTCGAAGGACCTGCTCCGGCGCGGCTTCAAGTTTGTCGGCACGACGATTTGTCACGCCTACATGCAGGCGGTCGGCCTGAGGAACGATCACCTCGTGACCTGCCCGAGCTGGAAGTCGCTCTCGCGCTGACTACCAGCCGCCGCCGCCGCCGCCCCCACCGCCGCCGCCGGAGGATCCACCGCCGCCGCTGCCCGAGCTCGAGCCCGGGGAGGTCGATGAGGATGCAATGGCGCTTGCCAGCGCGCTGCCCATCGTGGAGGCGAACACGGCCGGCGTGAAAAGCCGGTCGGCGCGATCTCGATACCATTCGGGGTGATACTCGGTATTCGCGAGCACGTCGGAAAACTGCTCGCTCCACTTCTGCTCGACGTCGAGCGCCAGCGCGAAGGGCAGGAAGGCCTCGTAGTGCTCCGGAGTGCGCTCGGGCGGATTCTCGAGATTCAATCGATCGCGTTCACCGATGCTGAGGTAGCGCCGAAAACCCTCGATCTGGTCCATCACGCGCCGGCCCTCGATCGTTGGCGCCTTCAGCAAATGGTGGAAAACGGTGTTCAGCACGAAGGCCAGCACGAACGCCGCGAGGACCCAGGGAGACGTCAGCCGGTAAAGTTGCCAGGCGCCGAAAAACCACGCGCCAATGAACGGGAGCGCAAACAGCGTCATGGGCAGCGCGGTGAGAAACTTGCCGGTCTTCCAGGCGGTGCCCGCCGTGATCAGCAGTGCCATCACGCCCAGGGACCAGATCGAAAGCCAGACGAGCATGAACAGCGTGCCGCCACCTTCGGGGGAATCGATCAGCGCGACGCCGGCCGGCACCAGCGAAAGCACGAGGCCGCCGAGCCACCAGCCGGAGTTCCGCACAAAAAAGCGCTTTTCAATCTCCGCCTTCAGGCCGGTGAGGAGCGTGTTTCGCGCCTTTTGGAAGACCTTGTGCTGCGATTGCACCAGCTCCAGCGTCT includes:
- a CDS encoding DNA-3-methyladenine glycosylase I, giving the protein MSARCPWCEGDADYVRYHDEEWGVPSHDDRHLFEMLILEGAQAGLSWLTILRKRAHYRRVFHDFDAARVARFTEEEVAAALLDPGIVRNRLKVRATVLNARGTLAIRGEFGSFDAYLWRFVNGRPIQGNLRSMADGATRTPESDALSKDLLRRGFKFVGTTICHAYMQAVGLRNDHLVTCPSWKSLSR